Proteins from a genomic interval of uncultured Methanocorpusculum sp.:
- a CDS encoding ATPase, T2SS/T4P/T4SS family, producing MILVPDTSVVIDGRVTALIEKGEYRDATIIIPEAVFAELEAQANQGREIGFSGLAELQKLCVLAKQGRITLQYVGERPRLEQVKLAGGGEIDSMIRAVAIEHGATFLTSDYVQAEVARAKGLDVIYLKSETTDNFAPLQIDEFFDENTFAVYLKERVAPCARKGTIKESRLVQIREAPATEYELRAIAQECLERAKRHPDGFVEVEMPGVTVSQIGSMRITTTRPPFSDGIEVTVVRPTREVSFESYNFAAALKDRLKEGAGGMLIVGTPGSGKSTLEQNIAIYLGSQNFIVKTIESPRDLMVPDSITQYTSLDGSIATTGEVLTLLRPDYVIFDEMRRSEELSVFADLRLSGIKVIGGLHAKSALDAMIRLASLVDLNLIPQIVTTMVFVKTGDISEIYNVSTGFGVPKALEQIGDPQIRPIVRLTNIITQETAAEAFRYEGEVMVTPAAGLPKVSPVVVPKTTPVPTPAPAAESKAPAPVPAIPEQPAQEERSAPPVHSMPTFEVTDENPAWVVLEKEIQNEIRRFTEGDIVFRMITDTKAAVYIEDADVPAAIGKAGKNIAAVVSKVGVGIDVRPLSDLPGREVLFNDVPAPVSGSAGFKIKSEKKQLSIICPDYAGKIVDLFSGKEYLFTATVDDYGEIHLARNSSIAMEMIRRYGADEELKIRPVD from the coding sequence ATGATACTCGTACCTGATACCAGCGTCGTCATTGACGGCCGCGTTACCGCCCTGATCGAGAAAGGGGAATACCGTGACGCAACGATAATAATACCTGAAGCAGTCTTTGCCGAACTCGAAGCACAGGCGAATCAGGGCAGAGAGATAGGTTTCTCCGGTCTTGCCGAACTGCAGAAACTTTGTGTTCTGGCCAAACAGGGCAGGATCACTCTACAATATGTCGGCGAACGCCCAAGACTGGAACAGGTCAAATTAGCCGGTGGCGGCGAGATCGATTCCATGATCCGGGCAGTCGCCATTGAACACGGCGCCACTTTCCTTACAAGTGACTATGTTCAGGCTGAGGTTGCCAGAGCGAAAGGACTCGATGTCATCTATCTGAAGTCCGAAACAACTGACAACTTCGCCCCCCTTCAGATCGACGAATTCTTTGATGAAAATACCTTTGCCGTGTACTTAAAAGAGCGTGTGGCTCCCTGCGCCCGCAAAGGAACGATCAAAGAGTCCCGGCTTGTTCAGATCAGAGAGGCTCCGGCCACTGAATACGAGCTCCGTGCCATTGCCCAGGAATGTCTTGAGCGTGCCAAACGTCATCCTGACGGATTTGTCGAGGTCGAGATGCCTGGGGTTACCGTGTCCCAGATCGGTTCGATGCGGATCACAACGACCCGCCCTCCATTTTCCGATGGAATCGAAGTGACCGTAGTTCGTCCGACGCGTGAAGTCTCCTTTGAGTCCTACAACTTTGCGGCGGCATTAAAAGACCGCCTTAAAGAAGGAGCGGGCGGTATGCTCATTGTTGGAACACCCGGTTCCGGGAAATCCACGCTTGAACAGAACATCGCAATCTATCTCGGCAGTCAGAACTTCATCGTCAAGACTATCGAATCACCCCGCGATCTGATGGTTCCTGACAGTATTACGCAGTATACGTCCCTTGACGGCAGTATCGCCACGACAGGTGAAGTCTTGACTCTGCTTCGTCCGGATTACGTTATTTTTGACGAGATGCGCAGAAGCGAAGAACTTTCGGTCTTTGCCGATCTTCGTCTTTCCGGCATAAAAGTTATCGGAGGTCTGCACGCGAAATCGGCACTGGATGCCATGATCCGCCTTGCAAGCCTCGTCGATCTGAATCTGATCCCGCAGATCGTCACCACGATGGTGTTTGTGAAGACGGGCGACATCTCTGAAATCTACAACGTGTCGACCGGATTTGGCGTGCCAAAAGCTCTTGAACAGATCGGCGACCCTCAGATCCGTCCGATTGTCAGGCTCACCAATATCATAACGCAGGAAACTGCCGCCGAAGCCTTCAGATATGAAGGTGAGGTCATGGTCACGCCAGCTGCCGGTCTTCCCAAAGTCAGCCCGGTCGTCGTTCCAAAAACCACACCTGTTCCAACCCCAGCCCCGGCTGCCGAATCAAAAGCGCCAGCCCCGGTTCCGGCAATTCCGGAGCAGCCCGCTCAGGAAGAACGCTCTGCCCCGCCGGTTCACAGCATGCCCACCTTCGAAGTCACCGATGAGAATCCGGCATGGGTCGTTTTGGAAAAGGAGATCCAGAATGAGATCCGCCGGTTCACCGAAGGAGATATCGTTTTCCGGATGATCACCGATACGAAAGCCGCTGTTTATATCGAAGATGCCGATGTCCCTGCGGCTATTGGCAAAGCTGGTAAAAACATCGCTGCCGTAGTCAGCAAAGTTGGTGTTGGAATCGATGTCCGCCCGCTAAGCGACCTACCGGGACGGGAGGTCCTCTTCAATGATGTCCCGGCGCCCGTCAGCGGGTCTGCCGGATTTAAGATCAAGAGCGAGAAGAAACAGTTATCCATCATCTGTCCGGATTATGCAGGTAAAATCGTAGACCTTTTCTCAGGAAAGGAGTACCTGTTTACTGCAACTGTTGATGATTACGGTGAAATTCATCTCGCACGCAACTCAAGTATCGCTATGGAAATGATAAGGCGCTACGGTGCCGATGAGGAACTTAAAATCCGTCCCGTCGATTAA
- the hisI gene encoding phosphoribosyl-AMP cyclohydrolase: MPDLFPSLKYNDGLIPVIVQDAKTLQVLMFAFANDEDVSLTRSTGYAHYFSRSRNKLWKKGEESGHLQKIVRICVDCDEDCLLYLVEQTGCACHEGYASCFFRTMEGEVILPRFKDPADIYSR; this comes from the coding sequence ATGCCCGATCTTTTCCCTTCACTCAAATACAATGACGGCCTCATCCCGGTGATCGTTCAGGATGCAAAAACCCTTCAGGTCCTCATGTTTGCTTTTGCCAACGACGAGGATGTTTCTTTGACCCGGTCGACCGGTTATGCCCACTACTTCAGCCGTTCGAGAAACAAACTTTGGAAAAAAGGCGAGGAGTCTGGTCACCTGCAGAAAATTGTTCGTATCTGTGTCGACTGTGATGAGGATTGTCTGTTGTATCTGGTCGAGCAGACCGGATGTGCCTGCCATGAAGGATATGCCAGTTGTTTTTTTAGAACGATGGAAGGTGAAGTGATTCTTCCAAGATTCAAGGATCCGGCAGATATCTACTCAAGGTGA
- a CDS encoding class I SAM-dependent methyltransferase codes for MGWQTDYQTRGSLWAGASYLLPEIPENALVLETGCGNGKTLSSLGENAVGIDISSAAVQLAGPSALVGNVRFLPFKDSVFDIIFCWHVLGHLLFKERKKAADEMLRVLKLGGVLYFKDFSRNDFRYGKGTEVEPSSFLRGDGIVTHYFKQEELVSLFGPSDISTVSWDLRIKGVNNRREEILLSHKKTNSE; via the coding sequence ATGGGCTGGCAGACTGATTATCAGACACGCGGGTCCCTGTGGGCAGGGGCATCCTATCTCCTTCCGGAGATTCCAGAAAATGCTCTCGTTCTCGAGACCGGATGCGGCAACGGAAAGACTCTTTCCTCACTTGGCGAAAATGCGGTTGGAATCGATATTTCATCCGCCGCCGTCCAGCTTGCCGGTCCATCTGCTCTGGTTGGAAATGTCCGTTTTCTTCCCTTCAAAGATTCTGTCTTCGATATCATATTCTGCTGGCATGTTCTCGGCCATCTTTTATTTAAAGAAAGGAAAAAGGCGGCAGATGAAATGCTTCGCGTACTAAAACTCGGGGGTGTTTTGTATTTCAAGGATTTTTCCAGAAACGATTTCCGGTATGGAAAAGGGACCGAGGTCGAGCCGTCATCGTTTTTGCGTGGTGACGGGATCGTCACGCATTATTTCAAGCAGGAAGAACTTGTATCCCTTTTCGGTCCTTCCGATATCTCCACGGTTTCATGGGATCTTCGGATAAAAGGCGTGAACAACCGCCGGGAAGAGATCCTCTTATCTCATAAAAAAACCAACAGTGAGTAA
- the hisF gene encoding imidazole glycerol phosphate synthase subunit HisF, protein MGLTRRIIPCLDLKAGRVVKGVNFEGLRDAGDPVELASRYNEQGADEVVFLDIAASKDNRNTMIDVIGRAADELFLPLTVGGGIRTVKDIQEILRAGADKVSLNTSAVKTPEVINEGSRLFGNQCIVLAEDVRRNYEMRDGVTPIHLADGRVCWYEVVIYGGSQRTGIDAVSWAQNGVKRGAGEILLTSMETDGVKTGFDLEITAAISENVDVPVIASGGVGTLEHFYDGFVKGKADACLAASVFHYGEMTIRSVKEYLASRGVLVRL, encoded by the coding sequence ATGGGACTTACCCGGCGAATCATTCCCTGTCTTGATCTGAAAGCAGGAAGGGTAGTAAAGGGCGTAAATTTTGAAGGGCTTCGCGATGCAGGGGATCCTGTCGAGCTTGCCTCACGGTATAATGAACAGGGTGCCGATGAGGTCGTATTTCTGGATATAGCAGCATCTAAAGACAATCGCAATACGATGATCGACGTGATCGGTCGAGCAGCCGATGAACTGTTTCTTCCTTTGACGGTCGGCGGTGGGATTCGCACGGTCAAAGATATTCAGGAAATTTTGCGTGCCGGTGCCGATAAGGTAAGTCTGAACACGTCTGCGGTAAAAACTCCCGAAGTAATTAACGAAGGATCCCGTCTGTTTGGGAATCAGTGCATCGTTCTTGCCGAGGATGTCCGGAGAAATTACGAGATGCGAGATGGCGTGACCCCTATCCATCTCGCAGACGGGAGAGTCTGCTGGTATGAAGTGGTCATCTATGGGGGCAGCCAGCGGACCGGCATCGATGCCGTCTCGTGGGCACAGAACGGGGTAAAAAGAGGCGCAGGCGAAATCCTTCTTACATCCATGGAAACCGACGGCGTCAAGACCGGTTTCGATCTGGAGATCACCGCAGCCATCTCGGAGAATGTCGATGTTCCTGTGATCGCCTCCGGGGGGGTCGGGACCCTTGAACATTTTTATGACGGCTTTGTGAAAGGAAAAGCCGATGCATGCCTTGCGGCAAGTGTCTTCCATTACGGCGAGATGACGATTCGGTCCGTGAAGGAGTATCTGGCATCCCGGGGCGTTCTGGTCCGGTTGTAA
- a CDS encoding patatin family protein, with translation MSLYSAGLIFEGGGMRGAYTTGVIDAFLDNDLEFSRCYGVSVGACNTASFIAKQRRRAYRVTTDYIGDKRYCSLRNLLTTGNLFGPEMLYHTIPEKLDPYDYDAFSRYPGTLSVVVTNCETGEAEYFHLKNMREEVNVLQASSSLPLLAKPVLFNGKEYLDGGVADSIPLQRSIDDGNTKNVVVLTQDITYRKKPMKIVPLLKIFYRKYPHLVEQLATRHLRYNQTLDLLAREESAGRAFIIRPQKPVNIGRVETNKEKLAALYGDGYQDTIARMDDLTAFLEK, from the coding sequence ATGTCTCTGTATTCTGCAGGCTTGATCTTCGAAGGGGGCGGGATGCGCGGAGCATATACGACAGGCGTCATTGATGCGTTTTTGGATAATGATCTGGAGTTTTCCCGTTGTTACGGGGTGTCTGTTGGGGCCTGCAATACCGCATCTTTCATCGCCAAACAGCGCAGAAGGGCTTACAGGGTAACCACCGATTATATCGGGGATAAACGGTACTGCAGTCTTCGAAATCTTTTGACGACAGGAAATCTCTTCGGTCCGGAAATGCTCTATCATACCATTCCGGAAAAGCTCGATCCGTATGATTATGATGCGTTTTCCAGATATCCGGGAACATTGTCTGTTGTTGTTACCAATTGTGAAACAGGCGAAGCTGAATATTTTCATCTGAAAAATATGCGTGAAGAGGTGAATGTTCTTCAGGCCTCGAGTTCTCTTCCTCTTCTCGCAAAACCTGTTTTGTTCAATGGAAAGGAATACCTTGACGGCGGTGTGGCCGATTCAATTCCTTTGCAGCGGTCCATCGATGACGGAAACACCAAAAATGTCGTTGTCCTGACGCAGGACATCACCTATCGAAAAAAGCCGATGAAGATCGTTCCGCTTCTAAAAATATTCTATAGAAAGTATCCGCATCTTGTCGAGCAGCTTGCGACCCGTCATCTCCGGTATAATCAGACATTGGATCTTCTGGCACGAGAGGAATCTGCCGGCCGGGCGTTTATTATCCGGCCGCAAAAACCGGTGAACATCGGCAGGGTCGAGACGAATAAAGAGAAGCTTGCAGCTCTTTATGGTGACGGATATCAGGATACGATTGCCAGGATGGATGATCTGACCGCATTTTTGGAAAAGTGA
- a CDS encoding patatin family protein: protein MYSAGLIFEGGGMRGAYTAGVIDALIDNKMEFSSCYGVSSGASHCASYLSKQRGRAYRTMTDYIDDKRYFSYWNLLTKGDLIGPEMLYHMIPEELDPFDYDEYNRYPGKFFSVVTNCETGKAEYLQVKVMQDDVEMIHASSSLPILAKKVKVGENYYFDGGISDSIPIERSISDGNLKNVLVLTQAVGYQKKPDKTVPVLRIAYAKYPKMVDMVATRHIRYNEALKIVDREEKAGRAFIIRPQKPVEVSRMDFNMKRIAPFYEEGYQETADVVDDLIAFLEK from the coding sequence ATGTATTCTGCTGGTTTGATCTTCGAAGGGGGTGGGATGCGCGGAGCATACACGGCCGGGGTCATCGATGCGCTGATCGATAATAAAATGGAATTCAGCTCCTGCTACGGTGTTTCATCCGGTGCCAGTCATTGTGCGAGCTATCTCTCCAAACAGCGCGGGAGAGCCTACCGGACCATGACCGACTATATCGACGATAAACGGTACTTCAGTTACTGGAATCTACTTACCAAAGGAGATCTTATCGGTCCGGAAATGCTCTATCATATGATCCCTGAAGAGCTTGACCCCTTCGATTACGATGAATACAACAGATATCCTGGAAAATTTTTCAGCGTGGTGACAAACTGCGAGACGGGCAAGGCCGAGTATCTCCAGGTAAAGGTCATGCAGGACGATGTGGAGATGATCCATGCATCCAGTTCTCTTCCGATCCTTGCGAAAAAAGTCAAAGTCGGCGAGAACTATTACTTCGACGGCGGGATATCCGATTCAATTCCCATCGAACGTTCCATTTCCGACGGAAATTTGAAAAACGTTCTCGTTCTGACGCAGGCTGTGGGTTATCAGAAGAAGCCGGATAAAACTGTGCCTGTTTTGAGAATTGCCTACGCCAAATATCCAAAAATGGTCGATATGGTTGCGACCCGCCATATCCGGTATAATGAAGCATTGAAAATCGTAGACAGAGAAGAAAAAGCCGGCAGAGCATTTATTATCCGTCCGCAAAAGCCGGTCGAGGTCTCCAGAATGGACTTCAACATGAAAAGAATCGCTCCGTTCTATGAAGAAGGGTATCAGGAGACGGCGGACGTAGTTGATGATTTGATCGCATTTCTGGAGAAGTAA
- a CDS encoding adenosylhomocysteinase, giving the protein MTSSGELKIQWASQYMPVLSAIKQRFEEEKPLKGQRIGMALHVEAKTACLVRTLQAGGAEVYITGCNPLSTQDDVAEALSAGGIACYAKRGCNTEEYYAAIDKVLDAKPTLTIDDGMDLINRVHLDRRDALPQIIGACEETTTGIHRLKAMQSEGKLEFPVLSVNDTPMKHYFDNVHGTGESALASIMLTTNVLIAGKHVVVAGYGYCGRGVTTKARALGARVIVTEVDPRRALQAHFDGFDVMSMNDAAKVGDLFITTTGNCDIITDRHFPLLKSGAILANAGHFNNEISIPWLESHASSVEHRDGIDTYLIGEKKIHLLAEGRLVNLATPKGMGHPIEVMDLSFAVQALGVEYIAKNGKNMSAGVHDIPSEIDEYIARLKLAAVGATIDELSCDQKEYMCSWNHGT; this is encoded by the coding sequence ATGACAAGCTCGGGCGAACTGAAAATACAGTGGGCTTCCCAGTATATGCCGGTGTTATCGGCGATCAAACAACGCTTTGAAGAGGAGAAACCTCTCAAAGGTCAAAGGATAGGAATGGCTCTGCATGTTGAAGCGAAGACGGCATGTCTTGTTAGAACGCTTCAGGCAGGCGGGGCCGAGGTGTATATTACCGGCTGCAATCCGCTTTCCACGCAGGATGACGTGGCAGAGGCTCTTTCAGCAGGCGGTATCGCCTGTTATGCTAAGAGAGGCTGCAATACCGAGGAGTATTACGCAGCAATCGATAAAGTGCTGGATGCAAAGCCGACCCTGACCATCGATGACGGGATGGATCTGATCAACAGAGTTCATCTCGACAGAAGAGACGCACTCCCGCAGATCATCGGGGCATGTGAGGAGACAACGACGGGTATTCACCGGCTGAAGGCAATGCAGTCTGAAGGAAAACTCGAGTTTCCGGTTTTATCGGTGAACGATACACCGATGAAGCATTACTTCGACAATGTTCACGGAACCGGCGAAAGCGCTCTCGCCTCGATCATGCTGACGACAAACGTCCTGATTGCCGGAAAACATGTAGTCGTTGCCGGATACGGATACTGCGGGCGAGGCGTCACCACCAAAGCACGCGCTCTTGGAGCACGCGTCATCGTCACGGAAGTCGATCCTCGCCGGGCCCTTCAGGCACACTTCGACGGTTTTGACGTGATGAGTATGAATGACGCGGCAAAAGTCGGCGATCTCTTCATCACAACGACAGGAAACTGCGACATTATTACGGACCGTCACTTCCCTCTGTTAAAATCCGGAGCGATCCTTGCAAACGCCGGTCATTTCAATAATGAGATATCCATTCCCTGGCTCGAATCTCACGCATCATCGGTTGAACACCGCGACGGGATTGACACCTACCTCATCGGAGAGAAAAAGATCCATCTTCTGGCAGAAGGGAGACTGGTCAACCTCGCGACGCCGAAAGGAATGGGACATCCGATCGAAGTCATGGACCTGAGTTTTGCGGTCCAGGCGCTCGGTGTCGAATACATAGCAAAGAACGGGAAAAATATGTCAGCCGGCGTCCACGACATCCCGTCAGAGATCGACGAATATATCGCCCGCCTGAAACTGGCAGCTGTTGGGGCAACGATCGATGAGCTCTCCTGCGATCAAAAAGAGTATATGTGCTCGTGGAACCACGGCACATAA
- a CDS encoding DnaJ C-terminal domain-containing protein: MGDSHYDTLGVAENATPEMIKKAYVSLVKEFHPDRAGENEEKHQEYNERLLEIMAAYEVLGNLETKAAYDAERADVPVVSTQPRGKKMSGMPIKSGDIETDYPISMTIAAYGKGKIPMKVAGEKVVIKVYPGVRRYRIANKGVPVEGKPRGDLYVNLKVIPEENWEIDDATNNLICYLQIPPKIAEQGGMVPLTLLLNKTIKITVPAGVKTGDRFAPPEGKGLGILSPKKKGNIIIDVEVAKKKGLFGLFG, from the coding sequence ATGGGCGATTCCCACTATGATACGCTCGGCGTAGCGGAAAATGCAACGCCGGAAATGATAAAAAAAGCCTATGTTTCTCTCGTAAAAGAGTTCCATCCAGATCGTGCGGGTGAAAACGAGGAAAAACATCAGGAATACAACGAGCGCCTGCTCGAAATAATGGCCGCATATGAGGTTCTCGGCAATCTGGAAACCAAAGCCGCCTATGATGCCGAACGTGCCGATGTTCCCGTTGTCTCCACTCAGCCCCGCGGCAAAAAAATGTCGGGAATGCCGATCAAAAGCGGCGACATCGAAACGGATTATCCGATATCCATGACGATCGCCGCATATGGAAAAGGCAAGATTCCGATGAAGGTTGCTGGAGAAAAGGTCGTCATCAAAGTCTATCCCGGAGTCAGACGATACAGAATTGCAAACAAAGGGGTGCCGGTCGAAGGAAAACCCCGTGGTGATCTCTATGTAAACCTCAAAGTGATTCCGGAAGAAAACTGGGAGATCGATGACGCAACAAATAATCTGATCTGCTATCTCCAGATCCCGCCGAAAATCGCTGAACAGGGCGGCATGGTTCCTCTTACCCTTCTCCTGAATAAGACCATCAAGATCACTGTGCCAGCGGGCGTAAAAACCGGAGACCGTTTTGCGCCGCCGGAAGGGAAAGGACTCGGCATTTTATCTCCGAAGAAAAAAGGCAATATCATCATTGATGTTGAAGTCGCAAAGAAAAAAGGTCTCTTTGGCCTGTTTGGATGA
- a CDS encoding methanogenesis marker 12 protein, with the protein MYIGVDHGTTSLRFATETGKHLKISREAAKSFELSALEKICPIDEIEGFAVCYSMGDNFSKITPIAQLKNRGVITRDGAGEHIGGGTRVFDVIKESGIPAMVIPGIHRGSDTDPRFKVYSHQTSPEKLGIAYLAKQTLHDTFIISDISSNTVSLLVANGKVVGAFDACVFAPGTQHGALDVDAIRKVDEGECTANEAFTTAGVTYHLEEKYQKPAIAMWAAMECASLLLLSREAPIALAGSLAPELAEEISALLQKPVIVYNEWAASEGLALMARDIFRGAKEILGISVIQPPK; encoded by the coding sequence ATGTATATCGGAGTCGACCACGGGACAACGTCTCTTCGGTTCGCAACAGAAACCGGAAAACATCTTAAAATATCCCGGGAGGCGGCTAAAAGTTTTGAACTTTCGGCTCTGGAAAAGATCTGCCCCATTGATGAGATAGAAGGATTCGCTGTATGTTATTCAATGGGAGATAATTTTTCCAAAATAACACCTATTGCCCAGCTGAAAAACCGAGGAGTCATCACCCGCGACGGTGCCGGCGAACATATCGGCGGAGGAACGCGAGTATTCGATGTCATAAAAGAGTCGGGAATTCCTGCAATGGTTATTCCGGGAATTCACCGCGGGTCTGATACCGATCCCAGATTCAAAGTGTACTCCCACCAGACAAGCCCGGAAAAACTTGGGATAGCCTACCTTGCAAAACAGACGCTTCACGACACGTTTATCATTTCAGACATCAGTTCCAACACCGTGTCTCTTCTCGTTGCCAACGGGAAGGTTGTCGGCGCATTCGATGCGTGCGTCTTCGCGCCGGGAACACAGCACGGGGCACTCGATGTTGATGCGATCAGAAAAGTCGATGAAGGAGAGTGTACCGCAAACGAAGCGTTCACTACGGCGGGAGTCACCTACCATCTCGAGGAGAAATATCAGAAGCCGGCAATCGCCATGTGGGCCGCGATGGAATGCGCCTCGCTTCTTCTTCTTTCACGCGAGGCCCCGATCGCGCTGGCAGGCAGTCTCGCACCGGAATTGGCCGAAGAAATCTCTGCATTGCTGCAAAAACCGGTCATTGTGTATAATGAATGGGCCGCATCCGAAGGACTTGCGCTTATGGCACGGGACATTTTCAGGGGAGCAAAAGAGATTCTTGGAATTTCTGTGATACAGCCCCCGAAATAA
- a CDS encoding pyruvate ferredoxin oxidoreductase subunit gamma, producing the protein MRELRIHGRGGQGSVTAAELIATAAFTAGVYSQAFPAFGVERRGAPVQAFVRFSDEKIRLRSQIYEPDYIIVQDSTLIHDVNVFAGMSEGGIAIINTEKAGTEYNVPKGVKLITIDATKVALEEIGLPITNTTLMGAFAAASGEITLEALEGAIKERFDKKLADSNIAAAKRAYAMVKEGQV; encoded by the coding sequence ATGAGAGAACTACGCATCCACGGTAGAGGTGGACAGGGCTCAGTGACGGCTGCAGAATTAATAGCGACGGCAGCATTCACCGCAGGAGTCTATTCCCAGGCATTCCCGGCTTTTGGTGTCGAACGCCGCGGAGCACCCGTGCAGGCATTTGTGCGGTTCAGCGATGAAAAAATCCGCCTCAGAAGTCAGATTTATGAACCGGACTACATCATCGTTCAGGACAGTACGTTAATCCACGATGTAAATGTATTTGCAGGTATGTCTGAGGGTGGAATTGCCATTATCAACACCGAAAAAGCTGGAACAGAATACAATGTTCCAAAAGGGGTAAAACTGATCACTATTGACGCGACAAAAGTTGCCCTTGAAGAAATAGGACTCCCCATCACCAATACAACTCTGATGGGAGCATTTGCTGCCGCAAGTGGCGAGATCACCCTCGAAGCTCTTGAAGGAGCAATCAAAGAGAGATTCGACAAGAAGCTTGCAGACAGCAATATCGCTGCAGCAAAACGTGCATATGCGATGGTAAAGGAGGGACAGGTATAA
- a CDS encoding 4Fe-4S binding protein produces the protein MALGIGCTARPGNSRNNKTGSWRVFYPVMDTEKCTKCGTCQLICPEGCINQNPDKTYSIDLDFCKGCGMCAEECPDKAKAIHMVKEEK, from the coding sequence ATGGCTCTTGGAATTGGATGCACGGCACGCCCGGGCAATAGCAGAAACAACAAAACCGGTTCATGGAGAGTTTTCTACCCAGTAATGGACACGGAAAAATGTACTAAATGTGGAACATGTCAGTTGATCTGTCCGGAAGGGTGCATCAATCAGAATCCTGACAAAACCTATTCTATCGATCTTGACTTCTGTAAAGGATGCGGCATGTGCGCCGAGGAATGTCCTGACAAAGCAAAGGCTATCCACATGGTTAAGGAGGAAAAATAA
- a CDS encoding transketolase C-terminal domain-containing protein — protein MTMEIMEGSIAIAETVRLCRPQVISAYPITPQTHIVEGLASIVADGRLDAEYICVESEFSALSACIGASAAGSRVYSATTSQGLALMGEVVFNAAGMRLPIVMGIANRAISAPLSIWNDQQDSIMMRDSGWIQLYAEDNQEAIDMHILAYKVCEDHDILLPAFVCFDGFILSHVYEPIDLPSQELVDSFLGPFNPYQKLDSKDPISFGLYATPEYYLEFRYEHDQAVKRAADAIKKYGKEFGEVFGRDYSELVVGYKLEEAETAIVAMGSICGTVKDAIDEMRAEGKKVGLLNLRCFRPFPSTDVAKALAHVNTIAVLDKNVSLGAKGAVAIEIKEACYGSNIPVYDYILGLGGRDVRKRDIKKIVELAEKGEGDMFYGLREEVL, from the coding sequence ATGACGATGGAAATTATGGAAGGATCGATCGCGATCGCAGAAACCGTCCGTCTCTGCAGACCCCAGGTTATCTCTGCGTATCCGATCACCCCACAGACCCACATCGTTGAAGGACTTGCATCAATCGTGGCAGACGGAAGACTTGACGCAGAATACATCTGCGTGGAGTCAGAATTCTCTGCCCTCTCTGCCTGCATAGGTGCCTCGGCAGCCGGAAGCAGAGTCTATTCGGCAACAACGTCTCAGGGTCTTGCGTTAATGGGCGAGGTCGTCTTCAACGCAGCAGGAATGAGACTGCCTATCGTCATGGGTATCGCAAACCGTGCGATTTCCGCACCTCTCTCAATCTGGAACGATCAGCAGGATTCCATCATGATGAGAGATTCAGGATGGATTCAGCTCTATGCAGAAGACAACCAGGAAGCAATCGACATGCACATCCTCGCATACAAAGTCTGCGAAGATCACGACATTCTGCTCCCGGCGTTCGTCTGCTTTGACGGATTTATTCTCTCCCATGTCTATGAACCGATAGACCTCCCCTCTCAGGAACTCGTCGACTCATTCCTTGGACCGTTCAATCCCTACCAGAAACTTGACTCAAAGGATCCGATCTCCTTTGGTTTGTATGCGACACCGGAGTATTATCTGGAATTCAGATACGAGCATGATCAGGCGGTCAAACGTGCAGCCGATGCCATTAAAAAATACGGAAAAGAGTTCGGCGAAGTGTTCGGGCGTGACTACTCGGAGTTAGTCGTTGGTTACAAACTCGAGGAAGCAGAAACCGCCATAGTTGCAATGGGTTCCATCTGCGGTACCGTCAAAGATGCGATCGATGAGATGCGTGCTGAAGGAAAGAAAGTCGGACTCTTGAATCTCCGTTGCTTCCGTCCGTTCCCATCAACCGATGTAGCAAAGGCTCTTGCCCATGTCAACACCATCGCGGTACTTGATAAAAACGTCAGTCTCGGTGCTAAAGGGGCAGTGGCAATTGAAATCAAGGAAGCATGCTACGGTTCGAACATACCAGTATACGATTATATCCTTGGTCTCGGCGGCCGCGACGTAAGAAAGAGAGACATCAAAAAGATCGTCGAACTCGCAGAGAAAGGCGAGGGCGATATGTTCTATGGATTACGCGAGGAGGTGCTCTGA